In Oryza brachyantha chromosome 1, ObraRS2, whole genome shotgun sequence, the following are encoded in one genomic region:
- the LOC102710913 gene encoding MAPK kinase substrate protein At1g80180-like, protein MAGLQRSSQTFRRSGSSGLVWDERLMSDGHSERDQEGETLELRHSRSVGSIGLQRRHGDGAEHTRCNNGQAFRTRRVPAAQDPPSPKVPGCIFCGIFRKSGPPEPSKPRRLYMAFQQGRRTEIDN, encoded by the exons ATGGCTGGGCTGCAGAGATCTTCGCAGACATTTAGAAGGTCTGGTTCGTCTGGCTTAGTCTGGGATGAGAGACTTATGTCAGATGGCCATAGCGAGAGGGATCAAGAAGGTGAGACCTTGGAGCTGAGGCACTCCCGTAGTGTTGGGTCCATTGGACTGCAGCGCAGGCATGGCGATGGTGCAGAGCACACCAGGTGCAACAACGGCCAGGCTTTCCGTACGCGGCGTGTGCCCGCAGCACAGGATCCACCTTCACCCAAGGTTCCTGGATGCATCTTCTGTGGAATTTTTAGGAAGTCTGGACCTCCAGAGCCATCTAAACCCAGAAG ACTCTACATGGCCTTCCAACAAGGAAGGAGGACAGAGATTGATAACTGA